A window of Sodalis praecaptivus genomic DNA:
GGCGGCGCCGGCCGCCAGCGCACCGCTGTTTTGCTGGGCTACGGTGAAATCATAAGGGGTATGGGGCGCATCCAGATCCCGTTGCCAGTCGCCCAGACGCGGCCCGTCGTCCTCCGCGGCCAAAGCGTGCGAATCGGCCGGCGTGCCGGGCAATTCAAAACGGTAATGCGGCACCTGGTCGGCCTGCGTCGGCGGCAGGGCGGAGGATGGCGCCTGTTCGGCCCAGGCGCCCTGCGCGGGATAATCCATGCGTGCACCGTCGGCACCGACCTGACCCGTCGCGCCGGCGGCCGGCGACATGGCGCTCGCCCCCAACGCGCCGGACAAGGCCTGGGGAGCGACGCTGCCGGCGCTGGGGGGCGTCGACAGCGGGTCATCGCTGGGCGGCTCAACCTGCGGATAAGCAGCGACGGCCGGCCCGGCCAGACCGTGGCCGCTCTGCGCCGCCTCGCTCCGGCGCGCCGCGATCGCCGCGGCCGATGGCCGCAGCAGCGGATCCGGGTTTACTTCCTGCGCCGCGTACGGACGCAGCAGCGGGTCGTCGTCGTCGCCGAAGTGGCGCGCATCATCCTCATCATCGTGCGCGGCGCGGGAGCGGCGGCCGCCGTCATCCTCTTCATCATCGCGCCGGCTGCGGTTGGAGACAAACGTCAGACAGCCCAGCACCACCGCACCGATTTTTTCGGCGATGGTCAGCCACGACCAGCCGGTGAACAGAGTAAGCCCCGACGCCCAGACGCACAGCAGCGCGAGGGTGGCGCCGATACCGTTGAACCACGGCAGAATCGCGTTGCTCAGCAGGCTGCCGATAACGCCGCCGGAGGCGAAATAGTAGAGATCGTCGACGTTAAGCGCGGCCAGGCCGCAGGAGGTGAGCAGCAGCGCCAGGCTGCCGATAAGCCGCAGCGACAGGCCGAATAAATCCACATAGTCACGCCTGTCGCGCTGGGCGAAAGCGCTCCAGCAGAAAAACAGCATGATAGGCGGCAGCGCATAGGCCAACACGCCGAAGGTGAAAAACAGGGTATCGGCAAACCACGACCCTACCCCGCCGCCCAGATTGTGTATCGGGCCATGCCAGGCGGTCTGCGACCAGCTCGGATCGGAGGGGCTGAAGCTGACCAGCGCCACCATCAAATAAAACGCAAAAATACCCACAACAACCAGCACAGCCTCCAGTAGCCGGCGGCCGCTGCTGAGTTTTTTGAGGGCGATGTCTTTATCTTCTGTATATTCCTGGCTCAAGAAAGGCTCTCCAGGTTCCTGTTAACCGATATAATAACAGCGCCGAGGTGCTGTCCGGCGCTGGGACTGTATGAATTCACAGGAGTGTAACCAAAACAAACCGTATTTGCACCTGGAATGCTCCTTAACGCGTCTTTATGACCAGACGATTACTCTGTTTCACTTCTTCCATGACCACATAGGTCCGGGTGTCGTTCACGCCGGGCAGGCGCAGCAGCGTCTCGCCGAGCAGTTTACGATAGGCGGACATATCCGGCACGCGCGTTTTCAACAAATAGTCGAAATCGCCTGAAACCAGATGGCACTCCTGAATTTCTTCCAGCTTCTGCACCGCGGCGTTGAATTGCTCGAACACATCCGGCGCGCCGCGGTTGAGGGTAATCTCAACAAACACCAGTAACGACGCATCCAGATAGTGCGGGTTCAACAGCGCGGTATATCCCTGGATGAAACCCTGGCGCTCCAGGCGGCGCACGCGTTCCAGACAGGGGGTGGGCGATAAGCCGACCCGCTTCGATAACTCGACATTGGAAATCCGTCCGTCTTTTTGCAGCTCGTTCAGGATATTGCGGTCGATACGATCGAGATCTTTCCCCGGGCGCTTTTTATTGTCTACCATCATTAGTGTCTCTCTCAATTCCTTCCCTGTACTTGCCATACCCTTACTTACTTCATTGTGTCAGGGGTTGTCTAAAGACCTATTATCGGTTTTTTTTAAGGTCAACCTTTTCTGGAACCATTTAGAACCTGTCTGTCAACATACTAAACGGCATCAGGGAGCGCGTGACGCGCCTTAACGGCTTAACGCGCGCGGCAGCGCAAACCCACCGTGCTGCCCAGCACGGGCGGCCAGCCTCGGCCTGTTTATTTGCCCGTCTAGATGTTTTCGCAAAAGCGCAGCCGATTGTCAAAGTAAAACGTTAAAAATCAGAACAACATACCGATTGTTAGCGACAACCTTCGCCACAGGGCGGGTTTAGCGGGGTTTTTTCCCCGATTATGCCCTGCTGGCGGCATCGATAGCCGCGATTAATTGGAAAAATCGTTAACTACTTTTTGCATCCTTTTTTAACTCTGGTAATTTTCTTACAATGCCCTGGTTATTGAGGCGATGACAACGAGGAAAACATGTCTACGGTGAAACACAGTAAATTACTCATATTGGGTTCAGGGCCGGCGGGCTATACCGCCGCGGTCTATGCCGCACGCGCCAATCTGAATCCGGTTTTAATCACCGGTATGGAGCAAGGCGGGCAGCTGACCACCACCACCGAGGTGGAAAACTGGCCGGGCGACCCCGAAGGGTTGACCGGGCCGCTGTTGATGGAGCGCATGTACGCCCACGCCACAAAATTCAACACGGAAATCATTTTCGACCACATTACCCAGGTGGATCTGCACAACCGTCCGTTCCGCCTGGTCGGCGACAGCGGCGAATACACCTGCGATGCGCTTATTATCGCCACCGGCGCCTCCGCGCGCTATCTGGGCCTGCCGTCCGAGGAAGCCTATAAAGGGAAAGGGGTGTCCGCCTGCGCCACCTGCGATGGTTTCTTTTACCGCAACCAGAAAGTGGCGGTGGTCGGCGGCGGCAATACCGCCGTGGAGGAAGCCCTGTATCTGGCCAATATCGCCGAAGAGGTGCATTTAATCCACCGCCGCGATACCTTCCGTTCGGAAAAGATCCTCATCGACCGGCTGATGGATAAAGTCAATAATGGCAATATCGTCCTGCATACCAACCGGACGCTGGAAGAGGTGTTGGGTGACGAAATGGGCGTCACCGGCGTGCGGCTGAAAGAAGTGGCCGGCACTGCTCATGAAGATTTGGCGGTCGCCGGGGTCTTTATCGCTATCGGCCACAGCCCCAATACCGCCATTTTCGGCTCGCAGCTGGCGTTGCAAAACGGTTATTTGCGCGTGCAGTCCGGGATTAACGGCAACGCGACCGCCACCTCGATTCCGGGCGTTTTCGCGGCCGGCGACGTCATGGACCATAACTACCGCCAGGCGATTACCTCCGCCGGGACCGGCTGTATGGCGGCGCTGGACGCCGAACGTTATCTCGACGGTCTGGCGCAGGCCGGCTCACTCTAACGTGCAACGTCTGTGTGCGGCAGGGCGAGTGGCGCATGCGATGGCCGCCTCGCTCAGCAGGGCGGCCTCGGCCGCCTTTTCTTTATCTTTGCCTGGGTGGAGGAACACGCCTACGCTCGGCCGCCGACCGCACGCGTCCGTACTCTCTCCTGTGCGTTGCATGCGCCAAGGCGCAATAAGCGGGTCCGGGCGCTCATCTTCACGGCCGCTTGGCGCGCGCCGGCGCAACCCTCGGTGGCGCGTTAAGATTATCCGAGCGCTCCCCCCCTCCGTCGACCGCGGCGCAGCCTGAAGGCCCCATCCGCGCTAATTGCCCGGCAATGATTTTCACCTCGCGCGCAACAGGGTAAGATGTCGGCGCACCGGCAAGCTTCAGGTCATTCCGGTCTCGCTTCCCGGCATGGGATTTCCAATGTTAACGCTTGCCGCTCCGGCTGGAAACTGACGTTCAATGAATAAGAATCGACAACACATCCTGGTACGCTGGCTCAATTCGCAAAGTCAGCGGGTGAACCGCTGGCTGCGCCTTTCCATGCTGCTCGGCCTGCTAAGCGCCTTAATTATCGTTGCCCAGGCCTGGGCACTGGCCGCCCTGCTACAGGCATTGATCATGGAGAATATCCCGCGCGCCAGCCTGACCGGCCACTTTGTGGTTCTGGCGGCGTTATTCGCGCTGCGCGCGGCGGTCAACTACGTTCGTGAGCGGGTAGGCTTTATCGCCGGCAGCGTGCTGCGCCGCCAAATCCGCGCTCAGGTGCTGGATCGCCTCGAGCGGCTGGGGCCGGCCTGGATCCGCGGTAAACCCGCCGGTAGCTGGAGCAGCATGCTGCTGGAACAAATCGAGGATATGCACGACTACTACGCCCGCTATTTACCGCAAATGACGCTATCGGTACTGGTACCGTTAATGATCCTCATCGTGGTATTTCCCCTCAATTGGGCCGCCGGGCTGATTCTGTTTTTGACCGCGCCGCTCATTCCACTGTTCATGGCGTTGGTGGGCATGGGCGCCGCTGACGCCAACCGGCGCAACTTTCTGGCGCTGGCGCGCCTGTCGGGGTATTTCCTCGACCGGCTGCGCGGGCTGGAAACCCTGCGGCTGTTTTTTCGCGCCGAGGCGGAAACGGAGGATATCCGCCGCGCCACCGAGGCCTTCCGTCAGCGCACCATGGAAGTCTTGCGGCTGGCGTTCCTGTCGTCCGGCGTATTGGAATTCTTCGCCTCGATATCCATCGCCGTCGCGGCGGTGTATTTCGGCTTCTCCTACCTGGGCGAGCTGCATTTCGGCAGTTACGGCACCGGCGTCACGCTGTTCGCCGGCTTTTTGGTGTTGATCCTGGCGCCGGAATTTTTCCAACCCTTGCGCGATCTGGGCACCTTTTATCACGCTAAAGCCCAGGCGGTGGGCGCCGCGGAATCGCTGGTTTCTTTTTTGGAACACGACGACGCAAGCCAGGGCGCCGGCCAGGAAACGCCTGCCGCGGGGGCGGTCGGTTTACTCGCCCGCGATCTGTGGGTGCTGGCACCGGACGGAAGCGAGCTCGCCGGGCCGCTGAATTTTTCCCTCGCGGCGGGCCAGCGGGTGGCTATCGTTGGCGCCAGCGGCGCGGGCAAGAGCTCGCTGCTCGGCGTGCTCCTGGGGTTCTTGCCCTACCGCGGCTCGCTGCAGGTTAACGGCCTGGAGCTGCGTGCGCTATCGCCGCGCCTGTGGCGTGAACGGTTAAGCTGGGTCAGTCAGAGCCCGGCGCTGCCGGCGGCGACCCTGCGCGACAATGTTCTGCTCGGCGCCCCGACGGCGACGGCCTCGCAGTTGGCGCAGGCGCTGGAGGAGGCCTATGTGACGGAGTTCCTTGCGGGGCTGCCGGACGGCCTGGACAGCGCCGTCGGCGAAGATGCCGGTCTTCTGTCCGTGGGCCAGGCGCAGCGTGTCGCCCTGGCGCGCGCGTTAATCCGCGCCCCGGGGCTGCTGTTGCTGGATGAACCCACCGCCAGCCTCGACGTCCACAGCGAACGGCTGGTTATGCGCGCGCTGGACAGCGCCACGCGTCGCCAAACCACGCTGCTGGTCACGCATCAGCTACAGGCCATAGCGGATTACGACGCCGTGTGGGTGATGGCCGGCGGTATCATCGCACAACAGGGCCGCTATGCCGACCTGGCCGCCTGCGACGGGCCGCTGGCAGATTTGATTGCTTCCCGAGCACAGGAGCTGTAACCATGCGCGCCTTACTGCCCTATTTGACCCTCTATCGCCGCCATGGCGGCCAACTTGCCCTTGGCGTTGCGCTCGCTATCGTCACGTTGCTGGCCAGCATTGGTCTGCTGACCCTCTCCGGCTGGTTCCTCGCCGGCGCGGCGACGGCGGGCGCCGCCGGCCTCTACAGCTTCAACTACATGCTGCCCGCCGCCGGCGTGCGCGGCGCGGCGATTACCCGCACCGCCGGCCGCTGGGCGGAGCGGGTGGTCAGCCACGACGCCACCTTCCGCGTGCTGCAGCATTTACGGCTTTATACCTTCAGCCGTATTCTTCCCCTTTCTCCCGGTGCGATTGCCCGCTTCCGCCAGGCGGAACTGCTTAATCGGCTGGTGGCGGATGTGGATACGCTGGATCATCTTTATCTGCGGGTGATCTCTCCGCTGGCGGGGGCGCTGGTGGTAACGGTTGCGGTGACGGCCGGCCTATGTCTGCTGGACCCGCGATCGGGCCTGGCGCTCGGCGCGGTAATGCTGGTGATTCTGGCGCTGTTCCCGCCGCTGTTTTACCGCGCCGGCAGGCCGGTGGGCGAAGCGCTGACCGCACTACGCGCCGAATACCGCCTGCGGCTGAATGCCTGGCTTTCCGGCAACGCCGAACTCACGCTGTACGGCGCCGCCGAGCGCTACCGCCAACAATTGGAGGCCACTGAGCAACGCTGGCAAGGGCATCAGCGCCGCCAGAGCGGCCTGGGCGCCGGCGCGCAAAGTTTGCTGCTGCTGCTGACCGGCTTGACGTTAACGCTGGTGCTATGGCTCGCCGCCGGCGGCGTGGGCGGCGATGGATCGTCCGGTCCTCTCATTGCGCTGTTCGCCTTCGCCACGCTCGCGGCCTTTGAAGCGCTGGGTCCGGTGGCTGGCGCGTTTCAACATCTGGGGCAGGTGATGGCCGCCGCCGCGCGTCTCAACGTGGTCATCAATCAGTCGCCAGAAGTGGTTTTCCCCGCCGCCGGCCCTGCGCCGGCCGCGAGCGTCGCCCTCAGCGCCAGCCGGGTGCGGTTTCGCTATCCAGGGCAGGCGGCGCCCGCCATCGATGAGCTGTCGCTGACGGTTGCCGCCGGCGAGCATATCGCCCTCCTCGGCCATACCGGTAGCGGGAAATCCACTTTGCTGCAATTATTGACCCGCGCCTGGGATCCCGAGGAGGGTGATATCGCGCTCAACGGCGTGCCGCTGCGGGAGTGGAGCGAAAGCGCGCTACGCGCGATGACCGCCGTGGTGCCGCAGCGCGTGCATATATTCAGCGCGACATTGCGCGATAATCTTCGCCTGGCGGCGCAGGACGCCGACGATGAACAACTGTGCGCGGTAGTGCGGCAGGTCGGCCTGGAGAAGCTACTGGCGGGCGAGGGATTGAACGCTTGGCTTGGCGAGGGCGGCCGCGCGCTCTCCGGCGGCGAACAACGCCGTATGGGCATCGCCCGCGCGCTGCTGCACGCCGCGCCGCTATGGCTGCTTGACGAGCCAACCGAGGGGCTGGATGCCGTCACCGAGCAGCAGATACTGCAATTGTTGACCACGCTCGGCCAGGGACGGACGGTTATCATCGTCACCCATCGGCTGCGGGGATTGGAACGTTTAGATCGTATTTGTATTATGGATCGCGGTAGCCTGATTGAACAAGGTAGCCATCAGGCGCTGATGGCGCAGCGCGGGCGCTATTATCACTATCACCGGCCGCTAGAGAGAGAGGCGACGGAGGATAGCCGACGCCCGTCGGTCTCGCCACGCCGATTGTATTCAGACGGATTGGAGTAATTAACGGCAGCATGCGACTTTACCGGCTTTCACCCGATTCTGTGCATTTTCCACCGCCGCAGACGGCGCTTAGCGAGCCCAACGGCCTGCTGGCCTTCGGCGGCGATTTGTCGCCACAGCGGCTGCTGGCGGCCTATCGGCAGGGGATTTTCCCTTGGTATTCCCCTGGCGACGCCATTTTGTGGTGGTCGCCGGATCCGCGCGCGGTGCTGTTTCCCCATGAGTTCCATCAAAGCCGCAGTTTTAGCCGCTTCGTTCGCCGCTGCCGCTGGCGCGTCACGTTGAATCAGGCGTTCGCCGAGGTGGTCTCCGCCTGCGCCGAACGCGGTGCGGAGGGAAGCTGGATCGGTAGCGAAGTCGAAATCGCCTATAGTCATCTGCATCAGCTCGGCCACGCCCACTCGATCGAGGTGTGGGACGATGAGACGCTGGTCGGCGGCCTGTATGGCGTAGCGCAGGGGGCGCTGTTTTTCGGCGAGTCGATGTTTAGCCGACGGCCGAACGCATCAAAATTGGCGCTGGGGTGTTTTTGCCGTTATTTTATGCATCAGGGCGGAAAAATGGTAGACTGCCAAGTATTGAACTCGCATACCGCATCGCTCGGGGCGCATAATATTGCGCGCGGCGATTTTCTGGCTATGCTTACGCAATTACTACCTTTATCGCTGGCGGCCGGCTGCTGGCAACCGCAAACCCTCTTTACCGTCCTTCCTGATTCTGAAAGCGGCAGATGATGCGGCTTTCTTCATCATTTCTTTACATAATGAGGGTTTTTCGGCATTATCTTGCCGGTTAAAAACTATGGTATTCACACCTAGAGGATTCGATGGCCAAAGAAGACAATATTGAAATGCAAGGCACCGTACTGGACACGCTGCCTAACACCATGTTCCGCGTGGAATTGGAAAACGGACATGTGGTGACCGCACATATCTCCGGTAAAATGCGCAAGAACTACATCCGTATCCTGACGGGCGACAAAGTCACCGTTGAGCTGACCCCGTACGATCTGAGCAAAGGCCGCATTGTCTTCCGCAGCCGCTGAGATTATCTGAGCGCGTTGCCCGGCCGGTTCCGGTGACGATTATCCTCGGCATGATGCGCGATAATTCCCCCTGCCGCGACGCCGGTGAGTATTTCTACCCGCCATAACGGCTGAAGAAGGCGATGACCCCAGCACCGGCTATCCGGCTGCGCTATCCGGGCTATCGCCCCTCTCCGGCT
This region includes:
- the lrp gene encoding leucine-responsive transcriptional regulator Lrp, which gives rise to MVDNKKRPGKDLDRIDRNILNELQKDGRISNVELSKRVGLSPTPCLERVRRLERQGFIQGYTALLNPHYLDASLLVFVEITLNRGAPDVFEQFNAAVQKLEEIQECHLVSGDFDYLLKTRVPDMSAYRKLLGETLLRLPGVNDTRTYVVMEEVKQSNRLVIKTR
- the trxB gene encoding thioredoxin-disulfide reductase, which gives rise to MSTVKHSKLLILGSGPAGYTAAVYAARANLNPVLITGMEQGGQLTTTTEVENWPGDPEGLTGPLLMERMYAHATKFNTEIIFDHITQVDLHNRPFRLVGDSGEYTCDALIIATGASARYLGLPSEEAYKGKGVSACATCDGFFYRNQKVAVVGGGNTAVEEALYLANIAEEVHLIHRRDTFRSEKILIDRLMDKVNNGNIVLHTNRTLEEVLGDEMGVTGVRLKEVAGTAHEDLAVAGVFIAIGHSPNTAIFGSQLALQNGYLRVQSGINGNATATSIPGVFAAGDVMDHNYRQAITSAGTGCMAALDAERYLDGLAQAGSL
- the cydD gene encoding heme ABC transporter permease/ATP-binding protein CydD, yielding MNKNRQHILVRWLNSQSQRVNRWLRLSMLLGLLSALIIVAQAWALAALLQALIMENIPRASLTGHFVVLAALFALRAAVNYVRERVGFIAGSVLRRQIRAQVLDRLERLGPAWIRGKPAGSWSSMLLEQIEDMHDYYARYLPQMTLSVLVPLMILIVVFPLNWAAGLILFLTAPLIPLFMALVGMGAADANRRNFLALARLSGYFLDRLRGLETLRLFFRAEAETEDIRRATEAFRQRTMEVLRLAFLSSGVLEFFASISIAVAAVYFGFSYLGELHFGSYGTGVTLFAGFLVLILAPEFFQPLRDLGTFYHAKAQAVGAAESLVSFLEHDDASQGAGQETPAAGAVGLLARDLWVLAPDGSELAGPLNFSLAAGQRVAIVGASGAGKSSLLGVLLGFLPYRGSLQVNGLELRALSPRLWRERLSWVSQSPALPAATLRDNVLLGAPTATASQLAQALEEAYVTEFLAGLPDGLDSAVGEDAGLLSVGQAQRVALARALIRAPGLLLLDEPTASLDVHSERLVMRALDSATRRQTTLLVTHQLQAIADYDAVWVMAGGIIAQQGRYADLAACDGPLADLIASRAQEL
- the cydC gene encoding heme ABC transporter ATP-binding protein/permease CydC; this encodes MRALLPYLTLYRRHGGQLALGVALAIVTLLASIGLLTLSGWFLAGAATAGAAGLYSFNYMLPAAGVRGAAITRTAGRWAERVVSHDATFRVLQHLRLYTFSRILPLSPGAIARFRQAELLNRLVADVDTLDHLYLRVISPLAGALVVTVAVTAGLCLLDPRSGLALGAVMLVILALFPPLFYRAGRPVGEALTALRAEYRLRLNAWLSGNAELTLYGAAERYRQQLEATEQRWQGHQRRQSGLGAGAQSLLLLLTGLTLTLVLWLAAGGVGGDGSSGPLIALFAFATLAAFEALGPVAGAFQHLGQVMAAAARLNVVINQSPEVVFPAAGPAPAASVALSASRVRFRYPGQAAPAIDELSLTVAAGEHIALLGHTGSGKSTLLQLLTRAWDPEEGDIALNGVPLREWSESALRAMTAVVPQRVHIFSATLRDNLRLAAQDADDEQLCAVVRQVGLEKLLAGEGLNAWLGEGGRALSGGEQRRMGIARALLHAAPLWLLDEPTEGLDAVTEQQILQLLTTLGQGRTVIIVTHRLRGLERLDRICIMDRGSLIEQGSHQALMAQRGRYYHYHRPLEREATEDSRRPSVSPRRLYSDGLE
- the aat gene encoding leucyl/phenylalanyl-tRNA--protein transferase encodes the protein MRLYRLSPDSVHFPPPQTALSEPNGLLAFGGDLSPQRLLAAYRQGIFPWYSPGDAILWWSPDPRAVLFPHEFHQSRSFSRFVRRCRWRVTLNQAFAEVVSACAERGAEGSWIGSEVEIAYSHLHQLGHAHSIEVWDDETLVGGLYGVAQGALFFGESMFSRRPNASKLALGCFCRYFMHQGGKMVDCQVLNSHTASLGAHNIARGDFLAMLTQLLPLSLAAGCWQPQTLFTVLPDSESGR
- the infA gene encoding translation initiation factor IF-1, whose product is MAKEDNIEMQGTVLDTLPNTMFRVELENGHVVTAHISGKMRKNYIRILTGDKVTVELTPYDLSKGRIVFRSR